The following are from one region of the Sphingomonas sp. J315 genome:
- a CDS encoding GcrA family cell cycle regulator, with the protein MSWTDERIETLRKMWDSGLTATQIAEELGGVSRNAVIGKAHRLGLASRPSPVKANATEAKPTPASAAPPAPKPAPAAPAPRAAVPAAAAPTPAPAPVVDDADEDEDDTPAPAAVREGPVLRSVGPGGFIRQNPGEQAPPIAPAPPRRLVPAKPSKEIEGKTSLLDLNDRICKWPLGHPGEPDFHFCGEKVNPGFPYCVDHCGHAYQAQLPRRDRRPPPPLPYGGPRVR; encoded by the coding sequence ATGAGCTGGACCGACGAACGGATCGAGACGCTGCGCAAGATGTGGGACAGCGGACTGACCGCGACCCAGATTGCCGAGGAACTCGGCGGAGTGAGCCGCAATGCCGTGATCGGCAAGGCGCATCGCCTGGGCCTCGCCTCGCGCCCGTCGCCGGTGAAGGCGAATGCGACCGAGGCGAAGCCCACACCCGCGTCAGCTGCGCCGCCCGCGCCCAAGCCTGCTCCGGCAGCCCCCGCGCCACGCGCCGCCGTACCGGCGGCCGCTGCGCCTACACCCGCGCCCGCGCCGGTTGTCGATGATGCGGACGAGGACGAGGACGACACTCCGGCCCCTGCAGCCGTGCGCGAAGGCCCGGTGCTGCGCTCGGTCGGCCCCGGCGGCTTCATCCGCCAGAATCCCGGCGAACAGGCCCCGCCGATCGCCCCGGCCCCGCCGCGCCGCCTGGTTCCGGCCAAGCCGAGCAAGGAGATCGAGGGAAAGACCAGCCTGCTCGATCTCAACGACCGCATCTGTAAATGGCCGCTGGGTCATCCGGGTGAGCCAGATTTCCATTTCTGTGGCGAGAAGGTGAACCCCGGCTTCCCTTATTGCGTCGATCACTGCGGCCACGCCTATCAGGCGCAGCTTCCGCGCCGTGATCGCCGTCCGCCGCCGCCTTTGCCCTATGGCGGCCCACGCGTCCGGTAG